The Xiphophorus hellerii strain 12219 chromosome 7, Xiphophorus_hellerii-4.1, whole genome shotgun sequence nucleotide sequence TGGGACTTTAGCTTAAATATTATAAGCTCAAATTtactacatgttttttttaacaacatattCTGCTGTTAACAGATCATAAAACAGATGATATGGCCGCAGGTCTCAGCGCCAGCGGCAATCTGACTGGATGTCAACAGGATGGAAATAACAAGATGTCATCTCTGATTGAGGAACGAGACCTGCTGAATGCCAACCTCACTGCAGTTACTAAAGAGCTGATGAAGCTTCGAGGTTTGTCCAGACAGCTTCATTTCTTTTATGAGTCGTGTTCTGGTACTGGACGGCGACGGCGATTGGTGATGCAAACAATTTTTCGACTAATGAGGAATTGTCgattaatgttttattagattaaatTGAGTTCCAATCGACGTCTGCTTAGACAATCTTTTAGTGTTGAAGTCTGCAGTGAtagcatagttactttgaaaaggtaactttaatcagattactgattacttggtttggaaagtaacttagttaggttacaagtaactttcagcAACTGTTGACAATAATGTTCCaccacctgtgaaaattacattgagctttgccaatacttaattgcaagttatttcATAATGCTAACATAAACTATGTATCTCCACTTACAAGGTTGAACTGTAtgggagattgtttaatggttatAATAGTCAGGCTCTGCGTTACAGCCCTGCGTTTGCTGTGAGAGCCCAGCgcacagagctcctcctgcCGCTCCACAACTCAGATGGCCCGCTGCACAGATTTGACTAAAATTACCTGGTTATCAGACAAATTCTGGTATTTATTTTGCATCTCTGCTGATTTCCAAGCCGAAATGAGCAacttaacatttaaaaacaagtccccccccccccccccccccccccaaaaaaaaacgcAACCCGTGACTCTTTACATTTGCAATCGACTTCAGAAAAAGCAAGCCCAAAGTCGCTTACAATAGTTGGccttggcgacagaaactcaaaatagctCCTGCTttttaagcagaaaaataaaaaatctatttaatagAACTGACACTaaatacagaattttttttagcatattaTGAAATTTTAGCCATTCATGTTATTGAAAGACTGTCAGCCCTCTCGATACAAGAGAaaactctgtttgttttttttattcttgtagAATCAACATGTCCTAAAGGATGGATAGTGTTCAGCGTTTCCTGTTACTATTTCTCTAACGAAGCCGGTTCCTGGGATGAAGCCAGGAGCGACTGCattcacagaggagcagatctGCTAGTGATGAACAATGCTGAGGAGAAGGTGCTGCGTTCTCTTTATTAGTcagatggattttatttgtgtgcAAAATAAGTCCATAAGTTTCTTAAATCTTTAATGTTATGTTACATGCTTtatattaccaaaaaaaaagtaatgcaagcattcacacctcttgaaatgttcaacatttttgtcCTGTTAGAGCATAAATGTCAGAGTTTGGGGCGTTAGTGTCATTGACACttacacaaagtagcacatgaCTGTGAAGCGTTAGTGAAGTGATGCATGGTTTGCTCATTTCTTTGCAACTAAAATCTTAAAAGAGCAGCATAGCTATGTTTGTATTCTGAGTTGATACTTTGTAGAGCCAATCGTTTGCTCCTattacagctgcaggtcttttgAGGTACGTCTATCAGATTTAGACAATTATAGACAGAAAACTACACAAGTGTATTGCTGACcagtctgctgtgttccttgtttGTTTACTAAATGTCCTAAAAACTACTGAGATTGAATTACACAAAGGCTGAGGGTTATGAGAGTAAATGGGGCTAAACtgtttagttgttgtttttttttttatctttgacaACCAAGTATCATTTCCCTTTTACTTAACAATACATTGTGTTTGTGTATCACATGACAACCCTGTGAAATACAGTGAAGCTTGGCAAGATCAGAAACTAAggctaattttttaaaatgactaaaactaaataaataaaaaggggggaaaatgtgataaaaaattcaaatttttttgttgttgaaatgatTGATTTTTTGCTCATATGTTTTACATAGACTTATTTATAGGCAGTATTTAGCATACAATTTATAAAACTTTCATACACATTACATAGTTTTGTGCCTTATTTGACAGACATTCCTTGCTGCACTCATCAAGAAGGAAGCTTGGATTGGTTTAAATGATAAAGAAACTGAGGGTTCCTGGAAATGGGTTGATGGAACCTCCCCGGAGTTCAAGTAAGTGATTAGTTATTTGATTCAGTGCTGAGAGGCACAAACAGAGACATGTGGTTTGACATGtggttttatttctgtgcttTAAAGCACAGTCACAGCTGTATGTTTGTGTCTGTTGTTGCGCCGTATGAAACGTGGTCTAATTCTGTCACAAATTTAACAGGAAGTAGCATGACTCTCAGCCTGATAATGGTGGGACCAGCGGAAGATGGGGCGAGGAGGACTGTGTACATGTCAATAACAACGACAAAGTGTCTTGGAATGATTTTTCATGTGATGGTGATAACCACTGGATCTGTGAAAAAGTGCTGAAATTGggtgtttgaaaaaaaagatctctaaatataatgttttatattttattcttgaGTTTTAAGTATTCCATCtctaaaaacaaagcttttatAAAGTGCTTTAATAGTCCTGCTTCTAGTTacaatgaatttaaatattacaataaactctattttctgctttctgcCTGGTCACTGTTTATTACAATTTCcaatgtcaaaaataaagagGCGATTCGTACACAGTAACCCACCTGCAGTATTAACtggtgtctgtgtgtgattGAATGCGTCAGCTAGACAGCTTTATGTGAAATTAAGTGAGTGTAATTTGCAAGGTAAAGCAACATCGCAGAGGAAgtattcaaattatttcacagtttGACAGAGATCAGAGACTGCCATCTGCTGGAGACTGTAGGGACTGCACCGAGGACGTGACATGAAAACTGATGCATGGCTTGATGCTACTGGAGATGTAAATAAACCTAAagaaaattatgactttatgcagaaaaatgtattcagaCTGTGTCAGTTGGTGGTTTAGTAGTTGTAATATTAACTAATGTATTAATATTCGAGGATTACCTCACTGttatcaaatatttgatttccTTAACAGTATTGCTGTTAAggaaatgaaacataaacatgtttttgtgtagATAATGTGCTCTTATTCTGTCTAACCCAGACTGTAGTTTGTCTTAACATGCCCTGTATCTAGATTAACTCAGTAAATGAAGTACAAAATTCTTGCTTATGACTTCATACTCTTAAAAagtctagaaaaaaaacccaaacatgatTTAAGCGGCAAATtaataagaacatttttaggAGTTGAAATACCAAttctaatatatatttttatgacataCAAAATTAGAGTTGGACTTTGGTAGACAGGAAATTCCTGACAGTATATCTGCATTTAGTACTTTAggataaatgaatattttaccaGGACTTTCCACAGTGTATTATAAgtctggcgggccaccaggctttacttgcgcctccaccaggctaagcattgttagttttatttaatgtaatggtttttaagactttattgtTGGTGTTTAGGGATTGTTGATAATGTCTTCCAATAGCACATATCActtagtgatattttcaaatttcctctcaactttaaacattttaattcaaaaacacgGGACGAATGCCCTAGCTTCATTACCACCAGGCTTAGCTAGTTTTATGGGGGAAACCCCAATATACTCGTCTGCAGCTTCCATTCTTCAGCTTACAACGTGGGGTCTGGATTGGGGTGATTTGCCAACTCTTCTCATATGTTGCTGTGTCTTTCTGCCTCCTTAGAGGGCTTGTTGACTGAAAGGCCTCCCAAAGGCAGGGACACAAAGACGAGTCTTGGGAGCAGGTTGTTGGATGCACTACTTCCAACGACTCATTTGTTGTTGAATCATTGTCCTCCATGATGTGTGGGTTGTGTCTACATAGTGACACATTACTTTCTCTGGTCAGGTCAGAATGAACTTTGGATGCAGATCCACAACACTCCTCATTCGCACCAAAAGTACATGTGCAGTTTGAACAGTTCACCTAAAGACTTGCTAAATAAATGGAATCCCTACTGGACGGGTCGTCATTGTAGTTCCTGCTTACACACATCATCCTTCTCAAAAATCACACACTACACCTGCTCAGCAGAGACGCAGACAGCTCTTTTAATGGTCAGGTCTAAGTTAGGGATCTAGGCACagaaattacacacaaaaaaaatacacacagccAAATTATAGACAGCCAAAATATACCACAATAGAAAAGGATGTAGTTGGTTTTGGACCCTAGAAGACAGAAATGGTTTTTGATGTTTATCATAAACACAACAACTTCccatattttaaatacagtttcTCTACTGTTGATAGCGGTGTTCAAAGTAAAAACggtgaacacaaacacaactcAGAGTCTCACATTATGGATGTCAAAGACTGACAATCATAAACACatgaaacacagaaataattATGAAGCTATAGTTTCTTTGTTAATGtgttattcagtttaaaaatatatgattttctCATCAGGGAAGGTTAATCTGAGATGGTCTGGAATATTTTACTGAGCAGAGCGATTCTCCAAACCTcaaggtggaaaatgttttgtattcaAACTCCATCACTGCCGTCCTGTGACATCACAGTATATCGTTTGTGTCTTTACGCTTTTATGCTGCAGCACACCTCTGCTTTCAACGAGAAAAAGATTAACTAaaatttctctaaataaaattctgacGGTGCATCATGGAAATGACGTGATTGTGTTAAGTACATTTGTGAGTTATAAATGTACTTCACAAAATCTTGTCTATATCTGCCAATCCTGCAACAGTTAGGTCTTCAGCTTGAAAATATCTATGTGGCAACGTGTTTTAAGGAAGCTGTGTGATTGAAGTGTTACTTTCAGTTTGGAGGTTCTTCAGGGACGTGTGCTCAGTCCTTTGCTCTTTAATGTACTTCATCTACTCCACATGATGCGTTGCCAAACTCATCAATCAACAACTCCTGAATTTC carries:
- the LOC116723414 gene encoding C-type lectin domain family 17, member A-like isoform X2 — translated: MEDIVYANVQSVKPVPQISAPNYRGPSSSEKRLYLGIIIAFGLLNVSLLAGLVVLGVYYHKTDDMAAGLSASGNLTGCQQDGNNKMSSLIEERDLLNANLTAVTKELMKLRESTCPKGWIVFSVSCYYFSNEAGSWDEARSDCIHRGADLLVMNNAEEKTFLAALIKKEAWIGLNDKETEGSWKWVDGTSPEFKK
- the LOC116723414 gene encoding C-type lectin domain family 17, member A-like isoform X1, producing the protein MEDIVYANVQSVKPVPQISAPNYRGPSSSEKRLYLGIIIAFGLLNVSLLAGLVVLGVYYHKTDDMAAGLSASGNLTGCQQDGNNKMSSLIEERDLLNANLTAVTKELMKLRESTCPKGWIVFSVSCYYFSNEAGSWDEARSDCIHRGADLLVMNNAEEKTFLAALIKKEAWIGLNDKETEGSWKWVDGTSPEFKK